One window of the Pan troglodytes isolate AG18354 chromosome 12, NHGRI_mPanTro3-v2.0_pri, whole genome shotgun sequence genome contains the following:
- the LOC104004422 gene encoding bifunctional peptidase and (3S)-lysyl hydroxylase JMJD7 isoform X7, producing MAEAALEAARSELREFLAAARELCVPLAVPYLDKPPTPLHFCRDWVCPNRPCIIRNTLQHWPALQKWSLPYFRATVGSTEVSVAVTPDGYADAVRGDRFMMPAERRLPLSFVLDVPEGRAQHPGVLYVQKQCSNLPTELPQLLPDLESHVPWASEALGKMPNAVNFWLGEAAAVTSLHKDHYENLYCVVSGEKHFLFHPPSDRPFIPYELYTPATYQPTEEGTFKVVDEEAMEKVPWIPLDPLAPDLARYPSYSQAQALRCTVRAGEMLYLPALWFHHVQQSQGCIAVNFWYDMEYDLKCSYFQLLDSLTKASGLD from the exons ATGGCGGAGGCGGCTTTGGAAGCCGCGCGGAGCGAGTTACGAGAATTCCTGGCCGCTGCAAGGG aGCTCTGCGTGCCTCTTGCTGTGCCCTACCTGGACAAACCCCCAACTCCGCTCCACTTCTGCCGGGACTGGGTCTGCCCCAACAGGCCGTGCATCATCCGCAACACTCTGCAGCACTGGCCGGCCCTCCAGAAGTGGTCCCTCCCCTATTTCAG AGCCACAGTGGGCTCcacagaggtgagtgtggccgTGACCCCAGATGGTTACGCGGATGCCGTGAGAGGGGATCGCTTCATGATGCCAGCTGAGCGCCGCCTGCCCCTGAGCTTCGTGCTGGATGTGCCGGAGGGCCGGGCCCAGCACCCTGGAGTCCTCTATGTGCAGAAGCAGTGCTCCAACCTGCCCACCGAGCTGCCCCAGCTGCTGCCTGATCTGGAATCCCATGTGCCCTGGGCCTCCGAAGCCCTGG GAAAGATGCCCAATGCTGTGAACTTCTGGCTGGGGGAGGCGGCTGCGGTGACTTCTT TGCACAAGGACCACTATGAGAACCTCTACTGCGTGGTCTCAGGAGAGAAGCATTTCCTGTTCCATCCGCCCAGCGACCGGCCCTTCATCCCCTATG AGCTGTACACACCGGCAACCTACCAGCCAACTGAAGAGGGCACCTTTAAGGTGGTGGATGAAGAGGCCATGGAGAAG GTGCCCTGGATCCCACTGGACCCCTTGGCACCAGACCTAGCACGGTACCCTAGTTACAGTCAGGCCCAGGCCCTTCGCTGCACGGTGCGGGCCGGTGAGATGCTCTATCTGCCGGCTCTGTGGTTCCACCACGTCCAGCAGTCCCAGGGCTGCATCGCAG TGAATTTCTGGTATGACATGGAATATGACCTCAAGTGTAGTTACTTCCAGCTGCTCGACTCCCTCACCAAGGCTTCAGGCCTTGACTGA
- the LOC104004422 gene encoding cytosolic phospholipase A2 beta isoform X6 encodes MAEAALEAARSELREFLAAARELCVPLAVPYLDKPPTPLHFCRDWVCPNRPCIIRNTLQHWPALQKWSLPYFRATVGSTEVSVAVTPDGYADAVRGDRFMMPAERRLPLSFVLDVPEGRAQHPGVLYVQKQCSNLPTELPQLLPDLESHVPWASEALGKMPNAVNFWLGEAAAVTSLHKDHYENLYCVVSGEKHFLFHPPSDRPFIPYELYTPATYQPTEEGTFKVVDEEAMEKAEVSRTCLLTVRVLQAHRLPSKDLVTPSDCYVTLWLPMACSHRLQTRTVKNSSSPVWNQSFHFRIHRQLKNVMELKVFDRDLVTGDDPVLSVLFDAGTLRAGEFRRESFSLSPQGEGRLEVEFCLQSLADRGEWLVSNGVLVAWELSCLHVQLEETGDQKSSEHRVQLVVPGSCEGPQEASVGTGTFRFHCPACWEQELSIHLQDAPEEQLKVPLSALPSGQVVRLVFPTSQEVASQGRKQARLRELAVRLGFGPCAEEQAFLSRRKQVVAAALRQALQLDGDVQEDEIPVVAIMATGGGIRAMTSLYGQLAGLKELGLLDCVSYITGASGSTWALANLYEDTGWSQKDLAGPTELLKTQVTKNKLGVLAPSQLQRYRQELAERARLGYPSCFTNLWALINEALLHDEPRDHKLSDQREALSHGQNPLPIYCALNTKGQSLTTFEFGEWCEFSPYEVGFPKYGAFIPSELFGSEFFMGQLMKRLPESRICFLEGIWSNLYAANLQDSLYWASEPSQFWDRWVRNQANLDKEQVPLLKIEEPPSTAGRIAEFFTNLLTWRPLAQATHNFLRGLHFHKDYFQHPHFSTWKATTLDGLPNQLTPSEPHLCLLDVGYLLNTSCLPLLQPTRDVDLILSLDYNLHGAFQGSGGHPRRRQLGR; translated from the exons ATGGCGGAGGCGGCTTTGGAAGCCGCGCGGAGCGAGTTACGAGAATTCCTGGCCGCTGCAAGGG aGCTCTGCGTGCCTCTTGCTGTGCCCTACCTGGACAAACCCCCAACTCCGCTCCACTTCTGCCGGGACTGGGTCTGCCCCAACAGGCCGTGCATCATCCGCAACACTCTGCAGCACTGGCCGGCCCTCCAGAAGTGGTCCCTCCCCTATTTCAG AGCCACAGTGGGCTCcacagaggtgagtgtggccgTGACCCCAGATGGTTACGCGGATGCCGTGAGAGGGGATCGCTTCATGATGCCAGCTGAGCGCCGCCTGCCCCTGAGCTTCGTGCTGGATGTGCCGGAGGGCCGGGCCCAGCACCCTGGAGTCCTCTATGTGCAGAAGCAGTGCTCCAACCTGCCCACCGAGCTGCCCCAGCTGCTGCCTGATCTGGAATCCCATGTGCCCTGGGCCTCCGAAGCCCTGG GAAAGATGCCCAATGCTGTGAACTTCTGGCTGGGGGAGGCGGCTGCGGTGACTTCTT TGCACAAGGACCACTATGAGAACCTCTACTGCGTGGTCTCAGGAGAGAAGCATTTCCTGTTCCATCCGCCCAGCGACCGGCCCTTCATCCCCTATG AGCTGTACACACCGGCAACCTACCAGCCAACTGAAGAGGGCACCTTTAAGGTGGTGGATGAAGAGGCCATGGAGAAG GCAGAGGTGTCCAGGACCTGCCTGCTCACGGTTCGTGTCCTGCAGGCCCATCGCCTACCCTCTAAGGACCTAG TGACCCCCTCTGACTGCTACGTGACTCTCTGGCTGCCCATGGCCTGCAGCCACAGGCTCCAGACACGCACGGTCAAGAACAGCAGCAGCCCTGTCTGGAACCAGAGCTTTCACTTCAGGATCCACAGGCAGCTCAAG AATGTCATGGAACTGAAAGTCTTTGACCGGGACCTGGTGACCGGAGATGACCCTGTGTTGTCAGTACTGTTTGATGCGGGGACTCTGCGGGCTGGGGAGTTCCGGCGTGAGAGCTTCTCACTGAGCCCTCAG GGTGAGGGGCGCCTGGAAGTTGAATTTTGCCTGCAGAGTCT GGCTGACCGTGGCGAGTGGCTCGTCAGCAATGGCGTTCTGGTG GCCTGGGAGCTCTCCTGCTTGCACGTTCAACTGGAGGAGACAGGAGACCAGAAGT CCTCAGAGCACAGAGTTCAGCTTGTGGTTCCTGGGTCCTGTGAGGGTCCACAGGAGGCCTCTGTGGGCACTGGCACCTTCCGCTTCCACTGCCCAGCCTGCTGGGAGCAGGAACTGAGTATTCACCTGCAG GATGCCCCCGAGGAGCAACTAAAGGTGCCCCTGAGTGCCCTGCCCTCTGGTCAAGTGGTGAGGCTTGTCTTCCCCACGTCCCAGGAAGTGGCCTCCCAGGGAAGGAAGCAAG CCAGACTGAGGGAGCTGGCCGTGCGACTGGGCTTCGGGCCCTGTGCAGAGGAGCAGGCCTTCCTGAGCAGGAGGAAGCAGGTGGTGGCCGCGGCCTTGAGGCAGGCCCTGCAGCTGGATGGAGACGTGCAGGAGGATGAG ATCCCAGTGGTAGCTATTATGGCCACTGGTGGTGGGATCCGGGCAATGACTTCCCTGTATGGGCAGCTGGCTGGCCTGAAGGAGCTGGGCCTCTTGGATTGCGTCTCCTACATCACCGGGGCCTCGGGCTCCACCTG GGCCTTGGCCAACCTTTATGAGGACACAGGGTGGTCTCAGAAGGACCTGGCAGGGCCCACTGAGTTGCTGAAGACCCAGGTGACCAAGAACAAGCTGGGTGTGCTGGCCCCCAGCCAGCTGCAGCGGTACCGGCAGGAGCTGGCCGAGCGTGCCCGCTTGGGCTACCCAAGCTGCTTCACCAACCTGTGGGCCCTCATCAACGAGGCGCTGCTGCATGATGAG CCCCGTGATCACAAGCTCTCAGATCAACGGGAGGCCCTGAGTCATGGCCAGAACCCTCTGCCCATCTACTGTGCCCTCAACACCAAAGGGCAGAGCCTGACCACTTTTGAATTTGGGG AGTGGTGCGAGTTCTCTCCCTACGAGGTCGGCTTCCCCAAGTACGGGGCCTTCATCCCCTCTGAGCTCTTTGGCTCCGAGTTCTTTATGGGGCAGCTGATGAAGAGGCTTCCTGAGTCCCGCATCTGCTTCTTAGAAG GTATCTGGAGCAACCTGTATGCAGCCAACCTCCAGGACAGCTTATACTGGGCCTCAGAGCCCAGCCAGTTCTGGGACCGCTGGGTCAGGAACCAGGCCAACCTGG ACAAGGAGCAGGTCCCCCTTCTGAAGATAGAAGAACCACCCTCAACAGCTGGCAGGATAGCTGAGTTTTTCACCAATCTTCTGACGTGGCGTCCACTGGCCCAGGCCACACATAATTTCCTGCGTGGCCTCCATTTCCACAAAGACTACTTTCAGCATCCTCACTTCTCCACATGGAAAG CTACCACTCTGGATGGGCTCCCCAACCAGCTGACACCCTCGGAGCCCCACCTGTGCCTGCTGGATGTTGGCTACCTCCTCAATACCAGCTGCCTGCCCCTCCTGCAGCCCACTCGGGACGTGGACCTCATCCTGTCATTGGACTACAACCTCCACGGAGCCTTCCAG GGGTCCGGCGGCCACCCGAGGAGGCGGCAGCTGGGGAGGTGA